A DNA window from Bacteroides cellulosilyticus contains the following coding sequences:
- a CDS encoding glycoside hydrolase family 28 protein, with product MKFVTLACSLLFCLSSFAQENFPDGTPIPDWFRQNEIVNIETLGDKYKITDYSVVNDSTLMQTEKIQAVIDQASSKGGGVVIIPKGTYLSGALFFKPKTHLYLEEGAVLKGSDDISNFPIINTRIEGQSLKYFAALVNADGVNGFTISGKGTINGNGLRYWKSFWLRRSVIPKCTNMDELRPRLVHISNSNDVQISGVRLINSPFWTTHIYKCNNVKLLNLYIFSPAAPVKAPSTDAIDIDVCSNVLVKNCYLSVNDDAIALKGGKGPWADKDSNNGSNTNIIIEDCTYGFCHSALTCGSESIHNRNIILRRCTINQASRLLWLKMRADTPQNYEYILVEDIKGNAKSFLYVKPWTQFFDLKDRKDVPMSYSDHVTMRNIDFDCDVFFNVSASEQYKLSNFKFENLNIKAKNGDCDKSVISSFEWDNVKVNQ from the coding sequence ATGAAATTCGTAACTTTAGCATGTAGTTTACTTTTCTGCCTGTCCTCTTTCGCACAAGAGAATTTTCCTGACGGAACTCCTATTCCCGACTGGTTCAGACAAAACGAAATCGTAAATATTGAAACACTGGGTGACAAGTACAAGATTACAGATTATAGCGTTGTAAATGATAGCACCCTGATGCAAACAGAAAAGATTCAAGCGGTCATCGACCAGGCTTCGTCCAAAGGCGGTGGCGTAGTCATCATCCCGAAAGGTACTTACCTGAGTGGTGCGCTTTTCTTCAAACCGAAAACCCATCTTTATCTGGAAGAAGGAGCCGTACTGAAAGGTAGCGATGATATCAGCAATTTCCCCATAATCAATACCCGCATAGAGGGGCAATCACTGAAGTATTTCGCCGCACTGGTGAATGCTGACGGAGTCAATGGTTTCACCATCTCCGGCAAAGGCACAATCAACGGTAACGGTCTGCGCTATTGGAAATCTTTCTGGTTGCGCCGTTCCGTCATTCCTAAATGTACCAATATGGATGAGTTGCGTCCGCGCCTAGTACACATTTCCAATAGCAATGATGTACAGATTTCAGGAGTACGTCTCATCAATTCTCCGTTCTGGACAACGCATATTTATAAATGTAATAATGTGAAATTGCTGAATTTATACATCTTCTCTCCGGCAGCTCCGGTCAAGGCTCCCAGCACGGACGCTATTGATATTGATGTATGTAGCAATGTATTGGTTAAGAATTGCTATCTCTCGGTTAACGATGATGCCATTGCTCTGAAAGGTGGAAAAGGCCCGTGGGCTGATAAGGATTCCAACAACGGAAGTAACACTAACATTATTATAGAAGATTGTACGTATGGTTTCTGCCATAGTGCACTGACTTGTGGTAGCGAATCTATTCATAACCGTAATATTATCCTCCGCCGTTGCACAATCAATCAGGCAAGCCGCTTGCTATGGTTGAAAATGCGTGCCGACACTCCTCAGAATTACGAGTATATCCTTGTTGAAGACATCAAAGGAAATGCCAAGAGTTTCCTCTACGTCAAGCCGTGGACACAATTCTTTGACCTCAAGGACCGGAAGGATGTTCCGATGTCCTACTCAGACCACGTGACGATGCGTAATATTGACTTCGATTGTGATGTATTCTTCAACGTAAGTGCATCCGAACAATACAAATTGTCGAATTTCAAGTTCGAGAATCTGAATATCAAGGCGAAGAATGGAGATTGCGATAAGTCAGTGATCTCATCGTTTGAATGGGATAATGTGAAGGTGAATCAATAA
- a CDS encoding GNAT family N-acetyltransferase — translation MNIEHYPEKKVFQTTVDGETARLMYHVTDGALDVRHTIVPDEISGRGIASALVKAAYDYALANGLVPVATCSYAVVWLERHPEYNGKTGKDYAGEGTCAL, via the coding sequence ATGAATATAGAACATTATCCCGAGAAAAAAGTTTTTCAGACAACGGTGGATGGGGAAACTGCCCGTCTGATGTATCATGTCACTGATGGTGCGCTGGATGTGCGCCATACGATTGTTCCCGATGAAATCAGCGGGAGAGGCATTGCCTCTGCTTTGGTAAAGGCGGCTTATGACTATGCTTTGGCCAATGGATTAGTGCCGGTGGCAACATGCTCTTATGCCGTGGTTTGGCTGGAAAGACATCCTGAATATAATGGAAAGACAGGAAAGGATTATGCCGGAGAAGGGACGTGTGCACTCTAA
- a CDS encoding HD domain-containing protein, translating into MDNHLLSHAIALATEAHKGQKDKYGQEYLHHPIRVMNMGRNLKEKIVGILHDVVEDTEWTCEDLKKEGFPDEIIEAVRCVTKLSDEEDYEEYIGRCATNPLAIAVKIHDLTDNMDVRRMPCIGEKEISRLKKYLKAYHRLMPFYMNH; encoded by the coding sequence ATGGACAATCATCTTCTCTCTCACGCCATCGCCCTCGCCACCGAGGCTCATAAAGGACAAAAAGATAAATACGGACAGGAGTACCTGCACCACCCCATCCGCGTCATGAATATGGGACGTAACCTGAAAGAAAAGATTGTCGGCATCCTCCACGATGTGGTGGAAGACACGGAATGGACGTGCGAAGACCTGAAGAAAGAGGGTTTCCCGGATGAAATCATCGAAGCCGTGCGGTGCGTTACGAAGCTATCCGATGAAGAAGACTACGAGGAATACATCGGAAGATGCGCTACCAATCCCCTCGCGATTGCCGTTAAAATTCACGACCTGACGGATAATATGGACGTCCGTCGTATGCCCTGCATAGGGGAAAAAGAAATCAGCAGATTGAAGAAATACCTGAAAGCCTATCACCGCCTGATGCCTTTCTATATGAATCATTGA
- a CDS encoding MFS transporter — translation MKQELKENQGIPSSLLWTLAIISGVTVANIYYNQPLLNRISRDLNISEFTANLIAMFSQIGYALGLLFIIPLGDLYRRRNIILVNISVLVVSLLTIALAPNIHLILFASLLTGACSVIPQVFMPLAAQYSTPETKGKNVGIILSGLLTGILASRVVSGIVGEYMGWRFIYFVAAGLMIVCLIVIIRILPDLPSNFRGTYFGLMKSLFSLVRKYPQLRIVSLRAGFSFGSFLAMWSCLAFKMEQAPFFAGNNIIGMLGLCGIAGALTASSIGRYIHILGVKRLTYIGCTLIISAWITLYVGQYSYVGIIAGILLIDIGMQCIQLSNQTSAFALCPQASNRINTIFMTTYFIGGSTGTFLAGTSWQYFGWTGVIGTGILLTSCSLVINIFAKK, via the coding sequence ATGAAACAAGAACTAAAGGAAAATCAGGGAATACCGTCGTCCTTACTTTGGACACTCGCCATCATTTCAGGAGTAACGGTGGCCAACATATACTACAATCAACCCTTACTGAACCGTATCAGCCGTGATCTGAACATCAGCGAGTTCACCGCCAATCTGATAGCCATGTTCTCGCAGATAGGCTATGCGCTCGGATTGCTTTTCATCATTCCATTGGGAGACTTATACCGCCGAAGGAACATCATCCTTGTGAATATCTCCGTGCTGGTGGTCTCCCTGCTCACCATTGCCCTGGCTCCCAATATCCACCTGATACTTTTTGCCTCCCTGCTGACAGGTGCATGTTCCGTCATTCCGCAAGTGTTCATGCCTCTTGCGGCGCAATACTCCACTCCCGAAACCAAAGGGAAGAATGTGGGCATCATCCTTTCGGGATTGCTGACCGGTATTCTGGCTTCGCGCGTAGTGAGCGGCATCGTAGGCGAATACATGGGCTGGCGTTTCATCTACTTCGTTGCCGCCGGACTGATGATTGTCTGCCTCATCGTCATCATCAGGATACTTCCGGACCTCCCTTCCAACTTCCGGGGGACATACTTCGGCTTGATGAAATCCCTGTTCTCCTTAGTCAGGAAATACCCCCAACTACGCATCGTTTCGCTACGTGCAGGTTTTTCATTCGGTTCCTTCCTTGCCATGTGGAGTTGTCTGGCCTTCAAAATGGAGCAGGCACCTTTCTTTGCGGGAAACAATATCATAGGTATGTTAGGTCTTTGCGGCATAGCCGGAGCACTGACGGCATCATCCATCGGCAGATATATACATATTCTCGGAGTGAAACGGCTTACTTACATAGGTTGTACGCTGATTATCAGTGCATGGATCACCCTGTATGTGGGACAATACAGCTATGTAGGCATCATAGCCGGTATATTATTGATAGATATAGGGATGCAATGCATTCAGCTTAGCAACCAGACAAGTGCATTCGCCCTTTGTCCGCAAGCCTCCAACCGCATCAATACGATTTTTATGACTACCTACTTCATCGGAGGTTCCACGGGAACTTTCCTTGCCGGAACTTCGTGGCAATATTTCGGTTGGACGGGAGTGATAGGGACAGGTATTTTACTGACAAGCTGCTCGTTGGTTATCAACATCTTTGCTAAGAAATAG
- the nfo gene encoding deoxyribonuclease IV, whose amino-acid sequence MKKYIGAHVSASGGVEIAPVNAHEIGANAFALFTKNQRQWVAKPLTEESIREFKGNCEKFSFDARYILPHDSYLINLGHPEEEGLEKSRAAFLDEMQRCEQLGLQLLNFHPGSHLNKISVEECLDKVAESINITLSKTKGVTAVIENTAGQGSNVGNEFWQLKHIIDRVEDKSRVGVCLDTCHTYSAGYDIVGEYDKVFREFDEVVGFNYLRGIHLNDTKKELGSHVDRHDSIGKGLLGIDFFKRFMKDERFDNMPVILETPDETLWAEEIKLLRSFE is encoded by the coding sequence ATGAAAAAATATATTGGAGCGCACGTGAGTGCAAGTGGTGGAGTAGAAATAGCTCCCGTTAATGCCCATGAGATAGGTGCGAATGCATTCGCCTTGTTCACAAAGAATCAACGGCAATGGGTAGCCAAACCGTTGACGGAGGAAAGCATTCGCGAGTTCAAGGGCAATTGTGAGAAATTCTCTTTTGATGCCCGCTATATCCTGCCCCATGATAGTTATCTGATTAATCTGGGGCATCCGGAAGAAGAAGGATTGGAGAAAAGCCGTGCCGCATTTCTGGATGAGATGCAACGTTGTGAGCAATTAGGCTTGCAACTCCTGAACTTCCATCCGGGAAGCCATCTTAATAAGATTTCGGTGGAGGAATGTCTGGATAAGGTTGCCGAGTCCATCAACATTACATTGAGCAAAACGAAAGGGGTAACGGCCGTTATTGAAAATACGGCAGGGCAGGGTAGCAATGTAGGTAATGAGTTTTGGCAATTGAAGCATATCATCGACCGGGTAGAAGATAAATCACGTGTAGGGGTATGCCTGGATACTTGCCACACCTATTCGGCAGGTTATGATATAGTAGGGGAATATGATAAAGTATTCCGTGAGTTCGACGAGGTAGTTGGCTTCAATTATTTGCGGGGCATTCACTTGAATGATACGAAGAAAGAGTTGGGTAGCCATGTAGACCGCCATGATAGCATCGGGAAAGGCTTGTTAGGGATTGATTTCTTCAAGCGTTTTATGAAAGACGAACGTTTCGACAACATGCCTGTCATTCTGGAAACACCGGATGAAACGCTCTGGGCGGAAGAAATAAAGTTGTTGCGTAGCTTTGAATAG